In a single window of the Rhodoferax saidenbachensis genome:
- a CDS encoding class I SAM-dependent methyltransferase produces MQALLNAIAQMELATDAQRIFHGRGGMYPGCEHWVLDAFPPVWVLTSFEPSTEEELAAVHTALAQRLEQLAPGQTLNWVYQCRSKGQTETRLMAGEVPTPHVVTESGARYLLHLLKGQNHGFFPDMAEGRRWVRTHVANQPGARVLNLFAYTCAFSVVALQAGAKQVVNVDMSHGAITIGQQNHQLNGLRAGASFLPHDIFSTWGKITRGGPYDLIIVDPPSYQKGSFVATKDYARLMRRLPDLLMHGGHVLLCLNAPELGVGFLRDAMQELAPELSFVERVSNPSVFADVSEDRALKVLVYRAPDADQAASAVNQ; encoded by the coding sequence ATGCAAGCCCTGCTGAACGCCATCGCCCAGATGGAGCTGGCCACCGACGCCCAGCGCATCTTCCACGGCCGCGGTGGCATGTACCCGGGCTGTGAGCATTGGGTGCTGGATGCCTTCCCGCCAGTCTGGGTACTGACCAGTTTTGAACCGTCCACGGAAGAAGAGCTGGCCGCGGTCCACACCGCCCTGGCGCAGCGCCTGGAGCAACTGGCGCCGGGGCAAACGCTGAACTGGGTCTACCAATGCCGCAGCAAAGGTCAGACCGAAACCCGGCTCATGGCGGGCGAAGTACCCACGCCGCATGTGGTGACCGAAAGCGGCGCGCGTTACCTGCTGCATTTGCTCAAGGGGCAAAACCACGGCTTTTTCCCCGACATGGCCGAGGGCCGGCGCTGGGTGCGCACGCACGTGGCGAACCAGCCGGGTGCCCGCGTGCTCAACCTGTTTGCCTACACCTGTGCGTTCTCTGTGGTGGCGCTGCAGGCAGGCGCGAAACAGGTGGTCAATGTGGACATGAGCCACGGCGCCATCACCATCGGGCAGCAAAACCACCAGCTCAATGGCCTCAGGGCCGGGGCCAGTTTTCTGCCGCATGACATCTTCAGCACCTGGGGCAAGATCACGCGCGGCGGGCCCTATGACCTGATCATCGTGGACCCACCCAGCTACCAAAAGGGCAGCTTTGTGGCCACCAAGGACTATGCACGCCTGATGCGCCGCCTGCCCGACCTGCTGATGCATGGCGGGCACGTGTTGCTGTGCCTGAACGCGCCCGAGTTGGGCGTCGGCTTCCTGCGGGACGCGATGCAGGAACTGGCGCCGGAGCTGTCATTTGTAGAGCGCGTGTCCAACCCGTCCGTGTTTGCGGACGTGTCGGAAGACCGCGCACTCAAGGTGCTGGTCTACCGGGCACCGGATGCAGACCAGGCAGCGTCTGCTGTCAATCAATAG
- a CDS encoding single-stranded DNA-binding protein, producing the protein MIDGLVAGKLVGDAEMRDGKNASKFAVAKVKAAAGDGDQVLVNVIAFAPEACAALMALQDGDPVALTGSLTPKVWSDKQGNTKPALDMVAANVMTPYQLGQKQATDTD; encoded by the coding sequence ATGATTGATGGACTGGTAGCCGGCAAACTGGTCGGCGACGCAGAAATGCGCGACGGCAAAAACGCCAGCAAGTTTGCCGTGGCCAAGGTCAAGGCTGCCGCGGGCGATGGTGACCAGGTGCTGGTCAACGTGATTGCCTTCGCCCCCGAGGCCTGCGCAGCCCTCATGGCCCTGCAGGATGGTGACCCGGTCGCGCTGACCGGTAGCCTGACACCCAAGGTCTGGAGCGACAAACAAGGCAATACCAAGCCCGCGCTGGACATGGTGGCCGCGAATGTCATGACGCCCTACCAATTGGGCCAGAAGCAGGCTACAGATACCGATTGA
- a CDS encoding DUF1993 domain-containing protein, protein MTSPMYTHSVPAFQQMLKALQTILAQAGAYATEKSITPDALLQARLYPDMFPLIKQVQIAADFARGVSARLAGVEVPVYEGNEKNFADLDALLTNTLAFLGSLDAAAFEGSESKEIVLRPGTPKEKKLSGQAYLSHYGQPQFFFHVTTTYALLRHNGLPVGKRDYMGVY, encoded by the coding sequence ATGACCAGCCCCATGTACACCCACTCAGTCCCGGCCTTCCAGCAAATGCTCAAGGCGCTCCAGACCATCCTGGCGCAGGCTGGCGCATACGCTACGGAAAAATCGATCACGCCCGACGCCCTGCTGCAAGCGCGCCTGTACCCCGACATGTTCCCGCTGATTAAACAGGTGCAGATTGCGGCCGACTTTGCGCGCGGTGTGTCGGCGCGACTGGCGGGCGTGGAGGTTCCTGTCTATGAAGGCAACGAGAAGAACTTTGCCGATCTGGACGCCCTGCTGACCAACACCCTGGCGTTTCTGGGCAGCCTGGATGCCGCCGCCTTCGAAGGCAGCGAAAGCAAGGAAATCGTCTTGCGCCCCGGCACACCGAAAGAAAAGAAGCTGAGCGGGCAGGCCTACCTGTCGCATTACGGCCAGCCGCAATTCTTCTTCCACGTCACCACCACCTACGCGCTGCTGCGCCACAACGGGCTGCCCGTCGGCAAGCGCGATTACATGGGTGTTTATTGA
- the serB gene encoding phosphoserine phosphatase SerB, whose product MPANEISPGLIVQNLPAALKLADYKLIAFDMDSTLINIECVDEIADAAGRKAEVSAITEAAMRGEITDYKDSLRKRVALLKGVSVASMQQVYDQRLQLNPGAAALVAACKQAGLKVLLVSGGFTFFTDRIRERLGIDFARSNVLGEKDGALTGAMVDQPWGDICDGNEKRRTLLEVASLLGISPAQCIAMGDGANDLPMMGVAGLSVAYHAKPAVREKAQVAINSGGLDRLLEVLKPA is encoded by the coding sequence ATGCCTGCAAACGAAATCTCCCCCGGCCTGATTGTCCAGAACCTGCCCGCAGCCCTGAAGCTGGCCGACTACAAACTCATCGCCTTTGACATGGACTCCACACTGATCAACATCGAGTGTGTGGACGAAATTGCCGACGCCGCCGGCCGCAAGGCCGAGGTTTCCGCGATTACCGAAGCCGCCATGCGCGGCGAGATCACCGACTACAAGGACAGCCTGCGCAAACGCGTGGCGCTGCTCAAGGGTGTGAGCGTGGCCAGCATGCAGCAGGTGTACGACCAGCGTCTGCAGCTCAACCCCGGTGCCGCGGCGCTGGTGGCAGCCTGCAAACAAGCCGGACTCAAGGTGCTGCTGGTCTCGGGCGGCTTTACCTTCTTCACCGACCGCATCCGCGAGCGCCTGGGCATCGACTTTGCGCGCTCCAATGTGCTCGGAGAAAAAGACGGTGCACTCACAGGTGCCATGGTGGACCAGCCCTGGGGCGACATTTGCGACGGCAATGAAAAGCGCCGCACGCTGCTCGAAGTGGCATCCCTACTGGGCATATCCCCCGCCCAGTGCATTGCCATGGGTGACGGCGCCAACGACTTGCCCATGATGGGCGTCGCAGGTCTGTCCGTGGCCTACCACGCCAAACCCGCCGTGCGCGAGAAAGCCCAAGTGGCAATCAACAGCGGCGGGCTGGACCGCTTGCTGGAGGTGCTGAAGCCTGCGTAA
- a CDS encoding GreA/GreB family elongation factor: MNSALNGERVLTELDFARLRLKNGQLPVALKEHCESADLVPSQDIPLDVITMYSQIEIVDLNSHRTQKLTLCYPRDAEPSLGFISVLSPVGASLLGLRVGSVAHWRTPNGDACSAQVSALLFQPEASGDYTI, translated from the coding sequence ATGAATTCAGCCCTGAACGGTGAACGTGTCCTCACCGAGTTGGATTTCGCCCGCTTGCGTCTCAAAAATGGGCAATTGCCCGTTGCGCTGAAGGAGCACTGCGAGTCCGCTGACCTGGTTCCCTCGCAGGACATTCCGCTGGACGTCATCACGATGTATTCCCAGATAGAAATCGTCGATTTGAATTCGCATCGCACGCAAAAACTCACGCTTTGCTACCCCAGAGATGCCGAACCCAGCCTTGGATTCATTTCCGTGCTGTCGCCGGTGGGCGCCAGTCTGCTGGGCCTCCGTGTGGGCTCTGTGGCCCACTGGCGCACACCGAATGGCGATGCGTGCTCGGCACAGGTGTCGGCGCTTCTGTTTCAACCCGAAGCCAGCGGCGACTACACCATCTGA
- a CDS encoding universal stress protein, with product MNIQFILAVTDFSTAAEHGLERAALIAASHRARLRIIYGAEVPNLGLSDPSARLRQRGRQLARRHGITVEAIEHTPHMLDDVVRLARGANLLVMDPRRHRALHTFWRGTTLDQLLRRVQCPMLIVKNAPSGRYQRMLVAVDFTLESGNLVRYASGLEADSALELFHALDARCSTGRPQDMAPEDAMAYYRKLGRQDAQGRPLRFSESLDTRRNRVSSITGRSAPAREIAVQQCFAAADLVIVGEKRNATLVDFLFGSMARQLIPLASSDVLVFPHAYQAPSGAIAKERIRTVLNGVRLT from the coding sequence ATGAACATCCAATTCATACTTGCTGTCACCGACTTTTCAACCGCGGCGGAACACGGGCTGGAGCGTGCTGCGCTGATCGCGGCAAGTCACCGAGCCCGATTGCGCATCATTTACGGAGCTGAAGTGCCCAACCTGGGTCTGTCAGATCCGTCAGCGCGCCTGCGACAGCGTGGGCGACAGCTTGCCCGGCGTCATGGCATCACGGTCGAGGCGATAGAGCACACACCGCATATGCTGGATGACGTCGTGCGGCTTGCCCGCGGCGCCAACTTGCTGGTGATGGACCCTCGACGCCATCGCGCACTGCACACTTTTTGGCGTGGTACGACGCTCGACCAATTGCTGCGGCGCGTCCAGTGCCCTATGCTGATCGTCAAGAACGCGCCTTCGGGGCGGTACCAACGTATGTTGGTCGCCGTTGACTTCACGCTGGAATCGGGAAATCTGGTGCGATATGCCAGCGGATTGGAAGCCGACTCAGCGCTTGAGTTGTTTCACGCATTGGATGCACGCTGTTCAACGGGGCGACCCCAAGACATGGCCCCGGAAGATGCCATGGCCTATTACCGAAAGCTGGGCCGTCAAGACGCGCAGGGGCGGCCGCTTCGGTTCTCAGAGAGCCTCGACACACGCAGAAATCGGGTGAGTTCGATCACCGGACGCAGCGCGCCTGCCCGAGAAATTGCAGTGCAGCAGTGCTTCGCTGCTGCAGATTTGGTCATCGTGGGCGAGAAAAGAAACGCGACGTTGGTCGATTTTTTGTTTGGCAGCATGGCCAGACAACTCATTCCCTTGGCGAGCAGTGACGTTCTCGTTTTTCCCCATGCTTACCAAGCCCCTTCAGGGGCCATCGCAAAAGAGCGCATACGCACGGTACTGAATGGGGTGCGGCTGACATGA
- the mfd gene encoding transcription-repair coupling factor, with the protein MDLPKLTGGKRFTLPRPAGSADALLLARLGEREKAAGLPLVIVTADANDAQRLLEEIAFFAPLLRCALFPDWETLPYDTFSPHQDLISERLATLWRISQRDKETGADVVIVPATTALYRLAPPSFLAGYTFQFKVKQKLDEAKLKAQLTLAGYSHVTQVVSPGEYAVRGGLIDLFPMGSPVPYRVDLFDDEIDSIRTFDPDSQRSLYPVPEIRLLPGREFPMDDDARAKFRSRWRELLDGDPTKSRIYKDMGNGVATAGIEYYLPLFFEETATVFDYVGADATVVLHGDLEPAFQRFWQDTKDRYRLVQGDPERPALPPETLFLGTEQFYARANAHAQLAIRPIPVRPEPVEGLARSSTGSDRTDLDGSGRTDYVDIETLPPLSVVRGAEDPLAALKTHARNTQHRILVLAESDGRRESLLDFLRASGINPPAFDSLAEFEASDEKFGIATAALTVGFGWLETGIDFVTETELFATGPTTRRRKKQEQVSDVEALIKDLSELNLGDPVVHSAHGIGRYKGLVNLDLGNKNAQGEPELQEFLHLEYADKATLYVPVSQLQLISRYTGVSADEAPLHKLGSGQWEKAKRKAAEQVRDSAAELLNIYARRAAREGHAFRYSPSDYETFANDFGFEETADQKAAIHAVIQDMISPRPMDRLVCGDVGFGKTEVALRAAFIAITGGKQVAFLAPTTLLAEQHYQTLVDRFSKWPVKVAEMSRFRSGKEITAALKGVADGTIDIVVGTHKLLSQDTKFKDLGLLIIDEEHRFGVRHKEAMKELRAEVDVLTLTATPIPRTLGMALEGLRDLSVIATAPQRRLAIKTFVRTEGAGVIREAVLRELKRGGQVYFLHNEVETIENRRAKLEELLPEARIAVAHGQMPERQLESVMRDFIAQRYNLLLCSTIIETGIDVPTANTIVMSRADKFGLAQLHQLRGRVGRSHHQAYAYLMVPDIEGLTKQATQRLDAIQAMEELGSGFYLAMHDLEIRGAGEVLGDNQSGNMLEVGFQLYNEMLSEAVRCLKNGEEPDLLSPLNVTTEINLHAPALLPNDYCGDVHLRLSFYKKLATAKNPDQIDSLLEEIVDRFGKLPPQAQTLIDVHRLRVIAKPYGVVKVDAAPGVISITFKKNPPIDPMKIIGLIQKNKHIKLAGNEKLRIERELPEVKDRAQMVRDILKSLGQPVVEAVTTGQ; encoded by the coding sequence ATGGATTTACCTAAACTCACAGGCGGCAAGCGGTTTACCCTGCCGCGCCCGGCCGGTTCGGCCGATGCCCTGCTCCTGGCCCGCCTGGGCGAACGCGAAAAAGCTGCCGGTCTGCCGCTGGTTATCGTCACCGCAGACGCGAATGACGCCCAGCGCCTGCTCGAAGAAATCGCCTTCTTCGCCCCCCTGCTCCGCTGCGCGCTGTTCCCCGACTGGGAAACCCTGCCCTACGACACGTTTTCGCCGCACCAGGATTTGATCAGCGAACGTCTGGCCACGCTGTGGCGTATCAGCCAGCGCGACAAGGAAACCGGTGCCGACGTGGTCATCGTGCCCGCCACCACCGCGCTGTACCGCCTGGCGCCGCCCAGCTTTCTGGCGGGCTACACCTTCCAGTTCAAGGTCAAGCAAAAGCTCGACGAAGCCAAGCTCAAAGCGCAATTGACGCTGGCTGGCTACAGCCATGTGACCCAGGTGGTGAGCCCCGGTGAATACGCGGTACGTGGCGGGCTGATCGACCTGTTCCCCATGGGCAGCCCCGTGCCCTACCGCGTGGACTTGTTCGACGACGAGATCGACAGCATCCGCACGTTTGACCCCGACAGCCAGCGCAGCCTCTACCCCGTGCCCGAAATCCGCCTGCTGCCCGGGCGAGAGTTCCCGATGGACGACGACGCACGCGCCAAGTTCCGCAGCCGCTGGCGCGAGCTGCTGGACGGCGACCCGACCAAAAGCCGCATCTACAAGGACATGGGCAACGGCGTGGCGACCGCCGGCATCGAGTACTACCTGCCGCTTTTCTTTGAAGAAACGGCCACCGTGTTTGACTACGTGGGTGCCGATGCCACCGTGGTGCTGCACGGCGACCTGGAACCGGCCTTCCAGCGCTTCTGGCAGGACACCAAGGACCGCTACCGCCTGGTGCAGGGCGACCCCGAGCGCCCGGCGCTGCCGCCTGAGACATTGTTCCTGGGTACCGAGCAGTTCTACGCCCGCGCCAATGCGCATGCACAACTGGCGATCCGACCAATCCCCGTTCGCCCTGAGCCTGTCGAAGGGCTCGCGAGGTCTTCGACAGGCTCAGACCGAACGGACTTGGATGGCTCAGGGCGAACGGACTATGTGGATATCGAGACATTGCCCCCCTTGAGCGTGGTGCGCGGTGCCGAAGACCCGCTGGCTGCGCTGAAAACCCACGCGCGCAACACCCAGCACCGCATCCTGGTGCTGGCCGAGAGCGATGGTCGGCGCGAAAGTCTGCTGGACTTCTTGCGCGCCAGCGGCATCAACCCGCCGGCGTTTGATTCGCTCGCCGAGTTTGAGGCCAGCGATGAAAAATTCGGCATTGCCACCGCCGCGCTGACGGTCGGCTTTGGCTGGCTAGAGACCGGCATCGACTTCGTCACCGAAACCGAACTGTTTGCTACTGGCCCCACCACACGCCGACGCAAGAAGCAGGAGCAGGTCAGCGACGTCGAGGCGCTGATCAAGGACCTGAGCGAACTCAACCTGGGCGACCCGGTGGTGCACAGCGCGCACGGCATTGGTCGTTACAAAGGGCTGGTCAATCTGGACCTGGGCAACAAAAACGCCCAGGGCGAACCCGAGCTGCAGGAATTCCTGCACCTGGAATACGCCGACAAAGCCACGCTCTATGTGCCGGTGAGCCAGTTGCAGTTGATCAGCCGTTACACCGGCGTCAGCGCAGACGAGGCACCGCTGCACAAGCTGGGCAGCGGCCAATGGGAAAAAGCCAAACGCAAAGCCGCCGAACAGGTGCGCGACAGTGCGGCCGAGCTGCTGAACATCTACGCCCGCCGTGCTGCGCGTGAAGGCCATGCCTTCCGCTACAGCCCCTCCGACTACGAAACCTTCGCCAACGACTTTGGTTTTGAAGAAACCGCCGACCAGAAGGCCGCCATCCACGCCGTCATCCAGGACATGATCAGCCCGCGCCCGATGGACCGCCTGGTCTGCGGCGATGTGGGCTTTGGCAAGACCGAGGTGGCGCTGCGCGCTGCGTTCATCGCGATCACCGGTGGCAAGCAGGTGGCGTTTCTGGCACCCACCACGCTCTTGGCCGAGCAGCATTACCAGACGCTGGTGGACCGTTTCAGCAAGTGGCCGGTCAAGGTGGCAGAGATGAGCCGCTTTCGCTCTGGCAAGGAAATTACTGCTGCGCTCAAGGGCGTGGCCGACGGCACCATCGATATCGTGGTCGGCACCCACAAACTGCTGAGCCAGGACACCAAGTTCAAGGACCTGGGCCTGCTGATCATTGACGAAGAACACCGCTTTGGCGTGCGCCACAAGGAAGCGATGAAGGAATTGCGCGCCGAAGTTGATGTGCTCACGCTGACTGCCACGCCCATCCCCCGCACACTGGGCATGGCACTGGAAGGCCTGCGCGATTTGAGCGTCATAGCCACCGCACCGCAACGCCGCCTCGCCATCAAGACCTTTGTGCGCACCGAAGGCGCAGGCGTAATCCGCGAGGCCGTGCTGCGCGAGCTGAAACGCGGTGGGCAGGTCTATTTTTTGCACAACGAGGTGGAGACGATTGAAAACCGCCGCGCCAAGCTCGAAGAACTGTTGCCCGAGGCGCGCATTGCCGTGGCCCACGGCCAAATGCCGGAGCGGCAGTTGGAAAGCGTGATGCGCGACTTCATCGCCCAGCGCTACAACCTGCTGCTGTGCTCCACGATTATTGAGACCGGCATTGACGTGCCCACGGCCAACACCATCGTCATGAGCCGTGCCGACAAGTTCGGTCTGGCGCAGTTGCACCAATTGCGCGGGCGCGTGGGCCGCAGCCACCACCAAGCCTATGCCTACCTGATGGTGCCCGACATTGAAGGCCTGACCAAACAAGCAACCCAACGTCTGGACGCCATCCAGGCCATGGAAGAACTGGGCAGCGGCTTTTACCTGGCCATGCACGACCTGGAGATTCGCGGTGCCGGTGAGGTGCTCGGTGACAACCAGAGCGGCAATATGCTGGAAGTGGGCTTCCAGCTCTACAACGAGATGTTGTCCGAGGCCGTGCGCTGCCTCAAGAACGGCGAGGAACCGGACCTGTTGAGCCCGCTCAACGTCACCACCGAAATCAACCTGCACGCGCCAGCGCTGTTGCCCAACGACTACTGCGGCGATGTACACCTGCGCCTGTCGTTCTACAAGAAGCTGGCCACGGCGAAGAACCCCGACCAGATCGACAGCCTGCTCGAAGAAATCGTCGACCGTTTTGGCAAGCTGCCACCCCAGGCGCAGACGCTGATCGACGTGCACCGCCTGCGCGTCATCGCCAAGCCCTATGGCGTGGTCAAGGTGGACGCGGCGCCCGGCGTGATCAGCATCACCTTCAAGAAAAACCCGCCGATCGACCCGATGAAGATCATCGGCCTGATCCAGAAGAACAAACACATCAAGCTGGCCGGCAATGAAAAGCTGCGCATCGAGCGCGAGCTGCCCGAGGTGAAAGACCGTGCGCAAATGGTGCGCGACATTCTCAAGAGCCTGGGACAGCCCGTGGTAGAGGCGGTGACTACTGGCCAATAA
- the ispD gene encoding 2-C-methyl-D-erythritol 4-phosphate cytidylyltransferase — translation MTPSPSHSPESSSSPDRLWALIPCAGTGSRSGADGPKQYQVVAGRPMVLHTLAAFAQVERLAGTLVVVSAEDTFFDAVNATVLVAACGGPTRAASVFNGLNALLEQGAAPTDWVLVHDAARCLITPQQINALIDACLPDAVGGLLALKLPDTLKSERGGRVATTVERHDKWLAQTPQMFRIAALQQALLAAGDAVTDESSALEFMGQQPLLVEGSAQNFKVTYRQDFALAEAVLHSRGAALGSGAERS, via the coding sequence ATGACTCCTTCTCCCTCCCATTCCCCCGAATCTTCATCTTCGCCAGACCGCCTGTGGGCCTTGATTCCCTGTGCCGGCACCGGTTCGCGCTCAGGTGCCGATGGCCCCAAGCAATACCAAGTGGTGGCGGGTCGGCCCATGGTGCTGCACACACTCGCAGCCTTTGCACAAGTGGAGCGTCTGGCAGGCACCTTGGTTGTGGTGTCTGCAGAGGACACCTTCTTTGACGCCGTCAATGCTACTGTTTTGGTAGCTGCTTGCGGAGGACCCACGCGGGCTGCAAGCGTTTTTAATGGCCTAAACGCCTTGCTGGAGCAGGGCGCAGCGCCCACCGACTGGGTGCTGGTGCACGACGCCGCGCGTTGCCTGATCACGCCCCAGCAGATCAACGCTTTGATAGATGCCTGCCTGCCCGATGCGGTAGGCGGCCTGTTGGCCCTCAAGCTGCCCGACACCCTGAAAAGCGAACGCGGTGGCCGCGTGGCGACCACGGTGGAGCGCCACGACAAATGGCTGGCCCAGACACCGCAGATGTTCCGCATAGCCGCGCTGCAACAGGCCCTGCTGGCCGCAGGCGACGCGGTGACCGATGAATCCAGCGCGCTGGAGTTCATGGGCCAGCAACCGCTGCTGGTGGAGGGCAGTGCGCAGAACTTCAAGGTGACCTACCGCCAAGACTTTGCGTTGGCCGAGGCGGTGCTGCACTCCCGTGGTGCAGCCTTGGGAAGCGGAGCTGAACGTAGCTGA
- a CDS encoding ABC transporter ATP-binding protein has protein sequence MTTDFILQTQKLTKEFKGFVAVDKVDLQVRRGSIHALIGPNGAGKTTCFNLLTKFIRPTSGTILFNGQDITNEAPAQTARRGIIRSFQISAVFPHLSVLENVRVALQRKLGTSFHFWRSEKSLDSLNERALELLRSVDLEPYAYLPTVELSYGRKRALEIATTMAMDPELMLLDEPTQGMGLEDVDRIRQLIKKVAANRTVLMVEHNMSVVSSIADTITVLQRGATLAEGPYAEVSKNPAVIEAYMGSTDTELVGAH, from the coding sequence ATGACGACAGACTTCATTCTCCAGACGCAAAAGCTCACCAAAGAGTTCAAGGGCTTTGTAGCCGTGGACAAGGTGGACTTGCAGGTGCGCAGGGGGTCTATCCATGCCCTGATCGGCCCCAACGGCGCCGGTAAAACCACTTGCTTCAACCTGCTGACCAAGTTCATCCGGCCCACGTCGGGCACCATCCTGTTCAACGGGCAGGACATCACCAATGAGGCGCCCGCGCAGACCGCACGGCGCGGCATCATTCGTTCATTCCAGATTTCGGCGGTGTTCCCGCATCTGAGCGTGCTGGAAAATGTGCGCGTGGCCCTGCAACGCAAATTGGGCACGTCGTTTCACTTCTGGCGCTCCGAAAAATCGCTGGACAGCCTGAACGAGCGCGCGCTGGAGCTGCTGCGTTCGGTCGATCTGGAGCCCTATGCCTACCTGCCCACGGTGGAACTCAGCTACGGCCGTAAACGCGCGCTGGAGATTGCCACCACCATGGCCATGGACCCTGAACTGATGCTGCTGGACGAACCCACCCAGGGCATGGGCCTGGAAGATGTGGACCGCATCCGCCAATTGATCAAGAAGGTGGCTGCCAACCGCACGGTGCTGATGGTGGAGCACAACATGAGTGTGGTCTCCAGCATTGCCGACACCATCACGGTGCTGCAGCGCGGTGCCACGCTGGCCGAAGGCCCGTACGCCGAAGTTTCGAAGAACCCCGCCGTGATTGAGGCCTATATGGGCAGTACGGACACCGAACTGGTAGGGGCCCACTGA
- a CDS encoding ABC transporter ATP-binding protein — translation MSATFLEVRDLHAWYGESHVLHGVNFDVKEGEVVTLLGRNGAGRTSTMRAIMGLTGSRKGSVKVMGTETIGLATHKIARLGIGYCPEERGIFSSLSAEENLMLPPELSKGGMSVDEIYAMFPNLKERANSQGTRLSGGEQQMLAVARILRTGARLLLLDEISEGLAPVIVQKLAEMVKMLRAKGYTIVMVEQNFRFAAPLADRFLVMEHGEIQQEFTQAELPARLAKLHEYLGV, via the coding sequence ATGAGTGCAACATTTTTGGAAGTACGCGACCTGCACGCCTGGTACGGCGAATCGCATGTATTACACGGCGTCAATTTCGACGTCAAAGAAGGCGAAGTCGTCACGTTGCTGGGTCGTAATGGCGCGGGCCGGACCAGCACCATGCGCGCCATCATGGGCCTGACTGGCAGCCGCAAAGGCTCCGTCAAGGTAATGGGCACCGAGACGATTGGTTTGGCCACGCACAAGATTGCGCGGCTGGGCATTGGCTATTGCCCGGAAGAGCGCGGCATCTTCTCCAGCCTGTCGGCGGAAGAAAACCTGATGCTGCCGCCTGAGCTGTCCAAAGGCGGCATGAGTGTGGACGAGATCTATGCGATGTTCCCCAATCTCAAGGAACGCGCCAACAGCCAGGGCACGCGCCTGTCCGGCGGCGAGCAGCAAATGCTGGCGGTCGCGCGCATTTTGCGCACCGGCGCTCGCCTGTTGCTGCTCGACGAAATTTCCGAAGGCCTCGCGCCGGTGATCGTGCAAAAGCTGGCCGAGATGGTCAAGATGCTGCGCGCCAAGGGCTACACCATCGTCATGGTGGAACAAAACTTCCGCTTCGCAGCGCCACTGGCCGACCGCTTTCTGGTCATGGAGCACGGCGAAATCCAACAGGAATTCACGCAGGCCGAATTGCCCGCGCGCTTGGCCAAGTTGCATGAGTACCTTGGCGTTTAA